Proteins found in one Clostridia bacterium genomic segment:
- a CDS encoding AAA domain-containing protein, translated as MSIAELFDQKFGHKQTSYMMVAVLALLDNLNQEGGASIDDVATSFKAFYLERRRKGRQPERDGAVLARVETLSDSKIRETMLKMPMPAFQDVIDVDQARGYLYFKPKVLAKLNWKTIKELRKVAWKHLYQYYKNHFQNTELTVQDLENLPFGYAVSAADVARLSGQNQMKGIHPIEKGVIILCTLDGGAYANTWLDENETILKYYLEGRMQPDGSKTYNEQAKSNMAVRLSKEEGYPVYVFTREKRGQLFHFEGTFVCDRVEADTNGDKYFVLRRKSRDGEMTINAPPEKELMSVPEVVIHIHSFVRAKGYSFTEDFIKNLYLSLKTKPFVILAGISGTGKSKVCRLLAEAVGATAENGRYTLISVRPDWNDSTDLLGYRNLQGEFVAGPLTKVIEAALDNPSYPYFVCLDEMNLSRVEYYFSDFLSIIESRELRGDRIVSLPIDLQLGEDRKLYFPENLYVIGTVNMDETTHSFSRKVLDRANTIELTDIDLGILPDVQDDIAPLELTNEYFRSDYIRLKDCVVGNEEFLQEKIRILEDINKIISPCGFQVGYRVRDEFCFYLLYNHQWKLLPEDRAIDFQIMQKILPRLQGNHYRLENVLEELMDFCQDRYPLSYKKLDFMLGRLQSDGFTSFWP; from the coding sequence ATGTCAATTGCAGAGCTTTTCGACCAAAAGTTTGGGCACAAGCAAACTTCTTATATGATGGTAGCCGTTTTAGCATTACTGGATAACCTTAACCAAGAAGGTGGGGCTTCCATAGATGACGTAGCCACCAGCTTCAAGGCATTTTATCTGGAAAGGCGGAGAAAAGGGAGACAGCCAGAAAGAGATGGGGCGGTCTTGGCGCGAGTGGAAACCTTGTCCGACAGCAAGATTCGAGAAACCATGCTCAAAATGCCGATGCCTGCCTTTCAGGATGTCATTGATGTGGACCAAGCCAGAGGATATTTGTATTTTAAACCAAAGGTTTTGGCGAAGTTGAACTGGAAAACCATCAAAGAATTGCGCAAAGTAGCTTGGAAGCACCTTTATCAGTATTATAAAAACCACTTTCAAAACACGGAATTAACTGTTCAGGATTTAGAAAACTTGCCATTCGGATATGCCGTTTCCGCTGCCGATGTGGCCCGCCTATCGGGACAAAACCAGATGAAGGGTATCCACCCTATAGAAAAAGGGGTCATAATTCTCTGTACTTTGGACGGGGGAGCCTACGCCAACACCTGGTTGGATGAAAACGAAACCATTCTGAAGTATTATTTGGAAGGCCGGATGCAGCCGGATGGCTCGAAAACATATAATGAACAGGCCAAATCCAATATGGCCGTAAGGTTGTCGAAAGAAGAAGGCTATCCCGTTTATGTCTTTACACGCGAGAAGCGGGGGCAGTTATTTCATTTTGAAGGGACCTTTGTTTGTGACAGAGTTGAAGCTGATACCAATGGTGATAAATATTTTGTGTTACGAAGAAAAAGTCGTGACGGAGAAATGACTATCAATGCTCCTCCTGAGAAGGAGTTAATGAGCGTTCCCGAAGTGGTGATACATATTCATAGTTTTGTCCGCGCCAAGGGTTATTCGTTCACCGAGGATTTTATCAAGAATTTGTACTTATCATTAAAAACAAAGCCTTTCGTAATTCTGGCCGGCATCTCAGGTACCGGTAAGAGCAAGGTTTGCCGGCTGCTAGCGGAGGCGGTAGGGGCTACAGCGGAAAATGGGCGTTATACTTTGATTTCTGTGAGACCGGATTGGAATGATAGCACGGATTTGTTAGGATATAGGAACTTGCAGGGGGAGTTTGTGGCAGGACCGTTAACGAAAGTGATCGAAGCTGCCTTGGACAATCCTAGCTATCCCTATTTTGTGTGTTTGGATGAAATGAACCTGTCCCGGGTGGAATATTACTTTAGCGATTTTTTAAGCATTATCGAATCCCGCGAATTGCGGGGAGATAGAATTGTTAGTCTTCCCATTGATTTGCAGCTGGGCGAGGACCGAAAGCTGTACTTCCCCGAAAATCTTTATGTTATCGGTACGGTTAACATGGATGAGACTACCCATTCCTTTAGTCGTAAAGTCTTGGATCGGGCCAACACCATAGAGCTGACGGATATTGACTTAGGTATTCTGCCGGATGTGCAAGATGACATAGCACCTCTGGAACTCACCAATGAGTATTTTCGCAGTGATTACATACGCTTGAAAGATTGCGTGGTCGGTAATGAGGAATTTCTTCAAGAAAAAATAAGAATTCTGGAGGACATCAACAAAATCATTTCCCCCTGCGGCTTTCAGGTGGGCTACCGGGTGCGGGATGAGTTTTGCTTTTACTTGCTTTATAACCACCAATGGAAATTGTTGCCGGAAGACCGAGCGATAGATTTTCAGATTATGCAAAAGATATTGCCCCGCCTTCAGGGCAACCACTATCGGTTGGAAAACGTCTTAGAAGAACTTATGGATTTCTGTCAAGACCGTTATCCCCTGAGCTACAAAAAGCTGGATTTTATGCTTGGGAGGCTGCAGAGCGATGGGTTCACCTCGTTCTGGCCGTAA